A single genomic interval of Alteromonas sp. BL110 harbors:
- the pyk gene encoding pyruvate kinase: protein MTRRTKILATLGPSTDSLEKIQALIAAGANTVRMNFSHGQAEDHIERAKRVRQAAKNLGKYVAILGDLQGPKIRVARFAEGAVHLDIGAKFILDAELGRDEGDINQVGIDYKALPDDVSAGDILLLDDGRIQLRVTGVEGRKVVTEVTVGGKLSNNKGINRQGGGLSADALTDKDKEDIKTAAKIGVDYLAVSFPRSGADLNYARELAEAAGCYAKICAKVERAETVASDEAMDDIIVASDAVMVARGDLGVEIGDAELVGVQKKLIARSRQLNKVVITATQMMESMIDSPMPTRAEVMDVANAVLDGTDAVMLSAETAAGNFPIETVAAMARVCEGAETHPSVKISKHRMDQKFSSTSESIALSAVYAANHLPSVKAIVGLTESGTTPTLMSRITTSLPIIAMSRHESTLNTMALCRGVKPVYFDSSNSEPGKLKYDVIASLKDKGLVKSGDSIILTYGDEMEKVGATNTLKIVEVE, encoded by the coding sequence ATGACCAGAAGAACTAAAATTCTTGCCACCCTAGGACCTTCAACAGACTCACTTGAGAAAATTCAGGCGCTAATAGCCGCTGGCGCAAATACAGTGCGAATGAACTTTTCACACGGGCAGGCTGAAGACCACATCGAACGAGCTAAGCGCGTTCGCCAGGCTGCAAAGAACTTAGGCAAATATGTAGCTATTTTAGGTGACCTTCAAGGACCTAAAATTCGTGTTGCCCGTTTTGCCGAGGGTGCTGTTCATCTAGATATCGGTGCTAAGTTCATCTTAGACGCTGAGTTAGGTCGTGACGAAGGCGATATCAACCAAGTAGGCATTGATTACAAAGCGCTTCCTGACGATGTATCTGCTGGCGATATCCTTCTTCTTGACGATGGTCGTATTCAGCTTCGTGTAACGGGTGTTGAAGGACGCAAAGTTGTTACTGAAGTTACCGTTGGTGGTAAACTTTCAAACAATAAGGGTATTAACCGTCAAGGCGGTGGCCTTTCGGCAGATGCGCTTACTGACAAAGACAAAGAAGACATCAAAACTGCGGCAAAAATCGGTGTTGACTACCTTGCGGTTTCATTCCCAAGAAGCGGCGCAGATTTAAATTACGCGCGAGAACTTGCTGAAGCAGCAGGCTGCTACGCCAAGATTTGTGCAAAAGTTGAACGTGCTGAAACCGTAGCGTCTGACGAAGCCATGGATGATATTATCGTAGCTTCTGATGCTGTGATGGTAGCTCGCGGTGATTTGGGTGTTGAGATTGGTGATGCAGAGCTTGTTGGCGTTCAGAAAAAGCTTATCGCCCGCTCTCGCCAACTGAACAAGGTTGTTATTACCGCGACCCAAATGATGGAGTCGATGATCGATAGCCCAATGCCAACTCGTGCTGAAGTTATGGACGTAGCAAACGCTGTTCTAGATGGTACTGATGCGGTTATGCTTTCAGCGGAAACCGCTGCGGGTAACTTCCCTATCGAAACAGTTGCGGCCATGGCCCGTGTCTGTGAAGGTGCGGAAACTCATCCAAGCGTAAAAATCTCTAAACACCGCATGGACCAGAAGTTTTCATCAACAAGTGAGTCAATTGCACTTTCTGCCGTGTATGCAGCGAACCACCTACCAAGTGTTAAGGCGATTGTAGGTTTAACTGAAAGTGGAACTACGCCAACGTTGATGTCTCGTATTACTACGTCACTTCCAATAATTGCTATGTCTCGTCACGAATCTACGCTTAATACGATGGCACTGTGCCGTGGTGTGAAGCCGGTTTACTTTGACTCATCTAACAGCGAACCTGGTAAATTGAAGTACGATGTTATTGCTTCGCTAAAAGATAAAGGCTTAGTGAAAAGCGGTGACAGCATCATCCTCACCTATGGCGATGAAATGGAAAAGGTAGGCGCAACTAACACTTTAAAAATTGTAGAAGTTGAATAG